The genomic segment TGTAGCCGCTGTTGCCCGCATACGCTCGATTGCGTTCCCCGGACCATACGGCTATACATAGCAGCAGGCTGACGATCGCCGCGACTGCCAGTCCTCGTGAAGCTCCTTGCGTGTTCATGATATTACCACCCTTCTTATCGATTATTGGACGAACTCGTGATCCGCCTAAGTCGCGGTTCCGCATGGCCGGAATTCAACATGATTTTAGCCGGTCTTTTGGTCAAGGGTTCGCTTGGCTATATAATAAAAGAGATAAAGCGCTTACACAATTTTCGAATATGAAGATCGGATATGCCGTTTTGAACATGATGAGGAGGGGATGGCATTGCCGACGCGTTTTTTGGCTCATCGCGAGCCGGAGATTCTTCCTTTTCGGCTGTACACGACCGGGTATCAGGAGCAGTCTCATCTGATGAGGCATGAAGGCTTCTCCGCCTCGCAAGTGCTGCTGACGAGAGCGGGACGGGGAGTTGTTCGGCAGCTCGGAGACGCCTTCCGCCCCGTCGATGCCGGTCAGGTTCTGTTCATCCGGTCCGGCGTGCCGCACGAATATTACCCGGTGTCGGAGGAGCCTTGGGAAGTGCGGTTCGTGTCGTTCGCCGGCACGATGGCGGATCAGCTGCTGGATGTCATCGGATTCGGAGAGATGGCGCTGATGCGGGCGGAAACGGGACCGTTGTGGGCAATAATGGACTGCATTTGGGACGCGGCCGGAAACAAGGATGAATGGGCGGCTTCTCGCGCAACGTACGAGCTGCTGCTGGAGCTGCTTCGGCAGACTTCCCACGACCGGGCAGAGAGCGAACAGGCCTGTGGGCCTAAGCAGGCGCAGGATGCCGTCGTCGATTTGTCCGTCGCTTTCTTGAACGAGCATTATCCCGAGCCGATTCTGCTGTCGCAGATGGCGCAATCGCTCGGGTATTCGCAGCAGCACCTGAACCGCTTGTTCCGGAGCAGATACGGTATTACGCCGCAGCGGTATTTGAGGCAGCTCCGGATGCAGCGGGCGGTATTCCTGTTGGGCAAGCATCCCGGGATGACGATCAAGGAAGTCGCGAGACTGGTCGGGCTGGACGCGGGACATTTTATTCGGACGTTCCGGATGGAGTTCGGCTCGCCCCCGGGCAAGCTGCGAGCCGAGATGAAAGTGTAGCTCACAGCGGATCCGGCTCAACGGGCAATGAAACAACCGACGGGAAGGGGCTCTAAGCATATGAGTACGATAGGTTCGGTCCTCCAACGGCCGACGGTAACATCCTCCTTGAAATCCCGGCTTTTCCTCGTGCTGCTGCTCAGCTCGCTCCTTCCGTTGCTGCTGATCGGTTCGGTCACCTACTATTCGATGTTCTTGAACTTGCAGAACAAGATTCAAAAAAGCATCGAAGCGACGCTCGCGCAAGTATGCCAGGGGATTGAATATACGTTGAACAACCTCGATTACACCTCGCGGCAGCTCGCTTTTGCAGACGGGCAGGTCGGCAGCGATTTGCAGCTGCTGTTTTCATCCCGAAGCACCTCGGAGAAGTTTAACCTGACCCGCGAGTTGGAGAATAATTTGCTGCTGCTGAACTTCACCAACCCGAATATCGGGATGACCTTTTATTATTTGGCGGACACCGGTAAGCCGATGTTCGAAAACCTCGAAGTAAATCCGGACATCCGCTTGGAGAATCTGCCGGCGCTCTCCCGTTCGCGAGGCATTACTTTTCACGGGCCGCATAAGTCGGTGTACCGTTACGGACAAAATACGGTGTTCTCGATCATGCGCAAGGTTGAAAACCTGGATCATATGTACGTGTACATAGAAACCAACTATCAATTGTTCGAGCAGCTGCTGAACAAGCAGCAATATCAGATGGATGTCGCGTATTTGTTAGTCGATCAGGACGGAAAGATCGTCTATAGCGACCGCGACCAGGAGGCTCTCGTCGGATCGGCGTATTTGCCGGAGTCGGACGCCGCGGGGAAGGGGCTTGCCGCCCTGAAGGGATATTACCGGTTCGAGCAAGACAGCGGCGAAGGCTGGAAACTGGTCGTGGCCGTCCGCAAAAGCGACTTCAGCCACGAAATCAAGCAATGGTTCAGGCAAGCCCTGCTCATTGTAGCGCTTTGTCTCTCTGCCAGTCTCCTGTTGGCGTGGCTGATCTGGAAAATGGTTTATCGCCCGATCCAGGTGCTCGGCCGTGAAATCCGGGCCTTCGATGCAAGCGCTCCCGACGAACGAATCACGAAAATGAACGTTCGGGAGTTCGACCACCTGCTCTATCATTTCCGGATGATGCGCATCCGCATCCGGGAGCTCCTGCTTGAAGTCGAACAGAAAGAAAAGCGTAAACGCGAGATTGAAGTGGAGAAGCTGTACGTGCAAATCAATCCCCATTTTCTGCATAATACGCTAAATACGATTCAGTGGTTGGCCAAGGCTAACGGCCAGACGGAAATCGACAGATTCGTGGCCGTCTTCTCGCGGGTGCTGCATTACAATCTCGGCAAAGAGGGGGGAATTGTCCGCATGGAGAATGAACTGGAGGCGCTCCAGCATTATATCGATTTGCAGCGTACACGCTACAACTATCAGTTCGAAGTGCGGGTCGACGTCGATCCGGCGACGTATAAAGTGCCGATTCCGCGGTTTATTCTGCAGCCTCTCGTTGAAAATGCGCTTTATCACGGTTTGGGCGACGAAGGCGGCATGATCGCCGTGACCGTCCGAATGGAAGAGGACGATCATGCCTCCATTGCCGTGACGGATGACGGTGTCGGCATGTCGCCCGCGGATCTGGAGCGCTTAATGGGAGAGGGAACCGAGCGCAAGGTCGGGATCGGCATTGGCCTGCAGTTCGTCAATAAGACGATGCAGTTTTATTATGGCGAGGCTTATCGTCTGCATATCGCCAGCGAACCCGGCAAAGGCACCAGCATGCGGCTGCGATTTCCCGTGAGAGCGACCAACGGCTTGGAATAGGAGGCCCTTATGATAAGGACATTGATCGTAGAAGATGAAGCCCTCGTCCGGGAACAAATGATCCGGACCTTGCCGTGGGAAGCCAACCGGATTCAAATCGTGGGAGGCGTCGGCAGCGGCAGGAAGGCGTTGGATTTTATCGGCGAGCACAAGATCGACCTCCTGATTACGGATTTGGACATGCCGCATATGTCCGGCATCGAATTGATGAAGTCCGTTCGAGCCAATCACCCGCAAATCCAGATGGTCGTTCTCACCTGTTATCAGGACTTCAACTACATCCAGGAAGCGATGCGGATTGGCGCCATCGACTATATCGTGAAGACCCAGCTGGATATGGAGACGGTCGAGGACGTCTTGCGGCGAATCGGCGACCGCATCGCGTTCGAACAAGGAAGCCGAGTGGCGGGAATGAGAAGCGCTCTGCCATCCGTTTCCGGCGATGGCGGCCTGCTGCTGACCGCTTCAGCAACCGAAGCGAACGTGATCGATCTCTACGCGCTGGACTGGATCGTGCCGGACCGCTTGATGGATGTCGATCAAGGGAGCTGGTTTTACGCTTGCGCACCGGGAGAGGACCGACAGGCCAACGTCGATCTGTTTCTGGCGGAGCCCCGACTGCAGCAATGGGCCGTTACCCAAGTGAATGGGCTTGGAAATATTGCCGCGCACGAGCTTCGCAGCCTGCTGAAGAACTATATCGGGTACCAGCTCTTTTACCGCTACAAGCGGAGGGACCGGGTGTATGAAGTCGATCTGTCCTTGCCTCCGAGTACCGAGAGCGGGGATCATGACGCGCAGGCACTGCAGAAGGAATGGTTGGCGTTGACCTGGCTTCACGACGACCGTTTATTCGAGGAGCTGTTGCAGCGAACCGGACGCGAGAAGCCTACGCCGGCATCGCTCGGCCATATGTTTTATTCGATCTTTGTGGAATGGACCAAAATGCTCGATACCGGCTTTCAAACGGCATCGTTAATCGGGCAATTCGAACGCCTGAGATTTTGGGAAGATTGGACCGCCTGGCTGGAGCAGACCAGAGCGCACATTCGGCAGCGATTGAGGAAGCGGATTTATTCCGACGAAATGGTGCAAAGCGTGATGAAAGCAGTGGAGATGATGAATGACAATATCGGCGCGGATATCAAGCAGGACGATATCGCCAGACGCGTCAACGTCAGCCGGAGTTATTTCAGCCAGATGTTTAAAAATGTGGTCGGAAGACCGTTCGGCGATTATGTGCGTTTGCTTCGGGTAAATCGAGCGCAATCGATGCTGCTCCAATCGAATGCCCCGATTTACATCGTGGCGAAGACATGCGGATTTGAAGACGAGAAATACTTCAGCAAAATGTTTCGCGACCATATCGGCTTGCTGCCGACCGAATATCGCAGTCTCTATCAAACCAAAAGCGATCTGTGCCAAACGAAAACCTGACCGACGGAGAACGGCTCTCTCTCCATCCGCTTCTTGAAACCGCTTTATACTGAAGGTGCTCGAGCATAATCGTTCATTCGGGGGGAGAACCATGAAAAAGGCAAAATGGTGGGCGGCCGTTCAGATTATTGCCGTAATGACAGCAGCGGCGGGTTGCAGTGGGAACAACAACGATGCAGCAAAAGCAGAGTCGAATCCGACCGGCACGCAGACCGGAAGCGCGAGCGGTTCGACGCAGCGGGCCAAAGACCCGTACGGGAAATTCGATCAGCCGGTGACGTTCACGCTCGGCAAAATGCTCCCGCCGGCGGCGAATTTCCCGGAGGGCTCGACCGATACGGTGGAGGACAACGAATATACCCGTTATATTGCCGAAAACTTGAACGTGCGGATCAAACATAAGTGGCAGGTTCAGGGCGACGCCTATATTCAGAAGGTGAATATG from the Cohnella hashimotonis genome contains:
- a CDS encoding sensor histidine kinase, whose amino-acid sequence is MSTIGSVLQRPTVTSSLKSRLFLVLLLSSLLPLLLIGSVTYYSMFLNLQNKIQKSIEATLAQVCQGIEYTLNNLDYTSRQLAFADGQVGSDLQLLFSSRSTSEKFNLTRELENNLLLLNFTNPNIGMTFYYLADTGKPMFENLEVNPDIRLENLPALSRSRGITFHGPHKSVYRYGQNTVFSIMRKVENLDHMYVYIETNYQLFEQLLNKQQYQMDVAYLLVDQDGKIVYSDRDQEALVGSAYLPESDAAGKGLAALKGYYRFEQDSGEGWKLVVAVRKSDFSHEIKQWFRQALLIVALCLSASLLLAWLIWKMVYRPIQVLGREIRAFDASAPDERITKMNVREFDHLLYHFRMMRIRIRELLLEVEQKEKRKREIEVEKLYVQINPHFLHNTLNTIQWLAKANGQTEIDRFVAVFSRVLHYNLGKEGGIVRMENELEALQHYIDLQRTRYNYQFEVRVDVDPATYKVPIPRFILQPLVENALYHGLGDEGGMIAVTVRMEEDDHASIAVTDDGVGMSPADLERLMGEGTERKVGIGIGLQFVNKTMQFYYGEAYRLHIASEPGKGTSMRLRFPVRATNGLE
- a CDS encoding response regulator transcription factor, translating into MIRTLIVEDEALVREQMIRTLPWEANRIQIVGGVGSGRKALDFIGEHKIDLLITDLDMPHMSGIELMKSVRANHPQIQMVVLTCYQDFNYIQEAMRIGAIDYIVKTQLDMETVEDVLRRIGDRIAFEQGSRVAGMRSALPSVSGDGGLLLTASATEANVIDLYALDWIVPDRLMDVDQGSWFYACAPGEDRQANVDLFLAEPRLQQWAVTQVNGLGNIAAHELRSLLKNYIGYQLFYRYKRRDRVYEVDLSLPPSTESGDHDAQALQKEWLALTWLHDDRLFEELLQRTGREKPTPASLGHMFYSIFVEWTKMLDTGFQTASLIGQFERLRFWEDWTAWLEQTRAHIRQRLRKRIYSDEMVQSVMKAVEMMNDNIGADIKQDDIARRVNVSRSYFSQMFKNVVGRPFGDYVRLLRVNRAQSMLLQSNAPIYIVAKTCGFEDEKYFSKMFRDHIGLLPTEYRSLYQTKSDLCQTKT
- a CDS encoding helix-turn-helix transcriptional regulator; translated protein: MPTRFLAHREPEILPFRLYTTGYQEQSHLMRHEGFSASQVLLTRAGRGVVRQLGDAFRPVDAGQVLFIRSGVPHEYYPVSEEPWEVRFVSFAGTMADQLLDVIGFGEMALMRAETGPLWAIMDCIWDAAGNKDEWAASRATYELLLELLRQTSHDRAESEQACGPKQAQDAVVDLSVAFLNEHYPEPILLSQMAQSLGYSQQHLNRLFRSRYGITPQRYLRQLRMQRAVFLLGKHPGMTIKEVARLVGLDAGHFIRTFRMEFGSPPGKLRAEMKV